In the Leptospiraceae bacterium genome, one interval contains:
- a CDS encoding VWA domain-containing protein — translation MKLEIKFEKYPVLSTGKESNHLLVRLKTPANAMTQRPPLVIGLAIDKSWSMKGEKMDSTIEAASYLVNWLTRNDYVAIIAYSADVQIIQPLTKLTDKGMIVDKLRSIQVGTSTNLSGGWLQTLRAVESAPIPNSYRRLILLTDGQATLGIKDPAQLKKIAADHLGRNISTTAIGVGDDFSEETLREISVAGGGNFYFIANPEEAPEIFFKEFGDIGALYGQAVEIKITFPEGLNFVELLNDIPYTLDGNVLTIQAGDVRSDDIRNFVINCETDPAKIAKAGALASVDVSYYNILQNMSFETVKGNIDQKLAAKSSAFDPDVLTETLISRSAKAMIEASRFSAGKNPDAAKEVIHRMIVKIEQNLSISPDSLTPVLNRLKSIETRLKDYSSTVSKQLMADGADLHRRRTEIIDLEGVDVHNRIFEHSIPGDIDLYNCPDLKAMIQKQMEEGYRFVIFNMSKAHHIDSSAIGALIQIEGWLTRRGGSLIVTNLTDNVKKVFSLTRLESHIRVAATPEGAKETIEKLIEDLKNI, via the coding sequence ATGAAACTCGAGATCAAATTTGAAAAATATCCTGTATTATCTACCGGCAAAGAAAGCAACCATCTTTTGGTAAGACTGAAAACACCAGCAAACGCTATGACTCAGCGACCTCCTTTAGTTATAGGGCTTGCGATAGATAAAAGTTGGTCTATGAAAGGTGAAAAAATGGACTCTACTATTGAGGCGGCTTCATACCTTGTCAATTGGCTTACTAGAAATGATTATGTTGCAATTATTGCCTATTCTGCGGATGTTCAAATTATTCAGCCATTAACAAAGCTAACCGACAAAGGTATGATTGTTGATAAATTGCGAAGTATTCAAGTGGGCACTTCCACAAACTTGAGTGGTGGGTGGCTTCAGACGTTAAGAGCAGTGGAATCTGCTCCCATCCCAAATTCCTATAGAAGGCTTATTCTTTTAACTGATGGTCAAGCAACTCTTGGAATCAAAGACCCAGCTCAATTAAAAAAAATTGCAGCAGATCATCTTGGAAGAAATATTTCTACTACTGCGATAGGCGTAGGAGATGATTTTAGCGAAGAAACTCTTAGAGAAATTTCGGTTGCCGGAGGCGGAAATTTTTATTTTATTGCAAACCCCGAAGAAGCACCTGAAATATTCTTCAAAGAATTCGGAGATATTGGAGCATTATACGGTCAGGCAGTTGAAATAAAAATTACCTTTCCTGAAGGGTTGAATTTTGTTGAATTATTGAATGACATTCCATATACGTTAGACGGAAACGTATTAACAATTCAAGCAGGGGATGTACGTTCTGATGACATCCGAAATTTTGTAATCAATTGTGAGACTGATCCAGCTAAAATAGCAAAAGCAGGAGCCCTAGCTTCTGTTGATGTATCTTATTACAATATACTGCAAAATATGTCTTTTGAAACAGTGAAGGGAAATATTGATCAAAAACTTGCAGCAAAGTCTTCTGCTTTCGACCCGGATGTTTTAACGGAAACACTTATTTCAAGATCAGCAAAAGCTATGATTGAAGCATCTAGATTTAGTGCAGGAAAAAATCCTGATGCAGCAAAAGAAGTCATTCATAGGATGATTGTGAAAATTGAGCAAAATCTTTCTATATCTCCGGACTCTTTAACTCCAGTTCTAAATCGTTTAAAATCTATAGAGACAAGGCTAAAAGATTATTCTTCAACTGTCAGTAAACAACTTATGGCAGATGGAGCTGATTTGCATAGACGACGCACTGAAATAATTGATCTTGAAGGAGTAGATGTTCACAACAGAATTTTTGAACACTCAATTCCCGGGGATATAGATTTGTACAATTGCCCAGATTTAAAGGCAATGATTCAGAAGCAAATGGAAGAAGGATATAGATTTGTAATATTCAATATGTCCAAGGCACACCATATAGATTCATCTGCTATTGGAGCTTTGATTCAAATTGAAGGCTGGCTTACAAGAAGGGGAGGGTCACTTATTGTTACAAATTTGACTGACAACGTAAAGAAAGTTTTTTCACTTACCAGATTGGAAAGCCATATACGAGTAGCTGCAACCCCTGAAGGTGCAAAAGAAACTATTGAAAAACTAATCGAAGATCTAAAGAATATATGA